In one window of Acidimicrobiales bacterium DNA:
- a CDS encoding PAC2 family protein yields the protein MDRDRTHVRVHGDPGVEHPVVVIAFEGWNDAGDAATSALRHLEELWHGEAFATIDPEEFHDFNVTRPSVEFGPDGRRRIVWPTSTFSVCRSAPVEIVTLSGIEPQMRWRRFAEEIVGTVRSLDASMVLTLGALLADVPHSRPVVIYGASEDPDVRERLDMQASTYQGPTGIVGVLHAALRDAGIASASLWAAVPTYVPGATSPKAALALVERIGRLLEVDVTTRDLLEETREYDAEVSALVAEDDETADFVAELERRYDAGDHVEMDDPGRLVEEVERFLRDMRE from the coding sequence ATGGACCGGGATCGGACTCACGTGCGCGTCCACGGCGACCCAGGTGTCGAGCACCCGGTCGTCGTGATCGCCTTCGAGGGCTGGAACGACGCAGGCGACGCCGCCACCTCCGCCCTGCGACACCTCGAGGAGCTCTGGCACGGCGAGGCCTTCGCGACCATCGACCCCGAGGAGTTCCACGACTTCAACGTCACGCGGCCCTCGGTGGAGTTCGGACCCGACGGCCGTCGTAGGATCGTCTGGCCGACGTCGACGTTCTCGGTATGTCGCAGCGCCCCTGTCGAGATCGTGACCCTTTCGGGGATCGAACCACAGATGCGGTGGCGCAGGTTCGCAGAGGAGATCGTCGGGACCGTCCGTTCTCTCGACGCCTCGATGGTCCTCACCCTCGGCGCACTGCTCGCCGACGTGCCTCACAGCCGTCCCGTCGTGATCTACGGCGCGAGCGAGGACCCGGACGTGCGGGAACGACTCGACATGCAGGCGTCCACCTATCAGGGTCCGACCGGCATCGTCGGTGTTCTGCACGCCGCGCTGCGCGACGCCGGCATCGCCTCGGCATCGCTGTGGGCGGCTGTACCCACCTACGTACCCGGCGCCACCTCGCCGAAGGCCGCGCTCGCGCTCGTCGAGCGGATCGGGCGGCTCCTCGAAGTCGACGTCACGACCCGGGACCTGCTCGAAGAGACGCGGGAGTACGACGCCGAGGTCAGCGCTCTGGTGGCGGAGGACGACGAGACGGCCGACTTCGTGGCCGAACTCGAGCGCCGCTACGACGCCGGCGACCACGTCGAGATGGACGATCCCGGCCGACTCGTCGAAGAGGTGGAGCGGTTCCTGCGCGACATGCGCGAATAG
- a CDS encoding [protein-PII] uridylyltransferase — protein sequence MPATLDRQQLFADRSLVGTVFCRAYSRRVDEWLEAVFNDAVGNTDGLALVAVGGYGRNILSPQSDLDLLLICEDRDDIAEVAEKLWYPIWDEGIKLGHAVRTIREGLTLAKTDLDTATSLLHLRHIAGDDTVSARLREGARNQWRRSAKRWLPRLAEASGERRERHGEVAFLLEPDLKQSFGGLRDVHAMQWAAVADPDLVEPDDGVIRDASEILTATRVELHRVTGRIGDTLRLDTQDEVAAALGIGDADELMARVAAAGRSIAWFGGETWARVRNSTGARWWNLSSRLGDGREVAEGVLLDGETIRLAHSADLTDPLTVLRVAAVAAENSARIDRGTLEALCLETVPLPDPWPAEARSLFVRLLATGHDAIDVIETLDQTGLFVGILPEWEPNRSRPQRNAYHTFTVDRHLMETAALAAGLVDRVERRDLLLVGALLHDIGKGYPGDHTEVGIDLVTTIGRRMGFDEAEVATLTALVEFHLLLPDVATRRDIEDDETISAVAVKVGDVGTLRLLHALTEADSIATGPAAWSSWKASLVEDLVRRAEHLIAGGAVAELESTFPTAEHLAAMEAGLSSVDGSGDTLTVITPDSPGILSRVAGALALNGLDVLQAAGHSEFDMAVERFEVTSSFGTIDWRTVVADVEQALAGRLALEARLADRLVTYRQAADPPAPQPVVETYVKFDNESSSVATVVELGAADSIGLLYRVTAALAALGLDVSRTKVQTLGDHVVDSFYVRDGNGEKIVDPEFLEEVRRSVRHAIPPPVVVR from the coding sequence ATCCCCGCCACACTCGACCGCCAGCAACTGTTCGCCGACCGCTCGCTCGTCGGCACGGTGTTCTGCCGCGCCTACAGCCGCCGGGTCGACGAGTGGCTCGAGGCGGTCTTCAACGACGCGGTGGGCAATACCGACGGCCTCGCCCTGGTTGCGGTGGGTGGATACGGACGCAACATCCTCAGCCCCCAGAGCGACCTCGACCTGTTGTTGATCTGCGAGGACCGTGACGACATCGCCGAGGTCGCCGAGAAGCTCTGGTACCCGATCTGGGACGAGGGCATCAAGCTCGGTCACGCCGTCCGCACCATCCGCGAGGGCCTCACGCTCGCGAAGACCGATCTCGACACGGCGACGTCGCTGTTGCACCTGCGCCACATCGCCGGCGACGACACCGTCTCGGCCCGGTTGCGCGAAGGCGCCCGCAATCAGTGGCGGCGCAGCGCCAAGCGTTGGCTACCCCGACTCGCCGAGGCCTCGGGAGAGCGGCGCGAACGCCACGGCGAGGTCGCCTTCCTCCTCGAGCCCGATCTGAAGCAGTCCTTCGGCGGCCTGCGTGACGTCCATGCCATGCAGTGGGCCGCCGTGGCCGACCCCGACCTCGTCGAACCCGACGACGGTGTCATCCGCGACGCGTCGGAGATCCTCACCGCCACGAGGGTGGAGCTGCACCGGGTCACCGGTCGGATCGGCGACACCTTGCGCCTCGACACCCAGGACGAGGTCGCCGCGGCGCTCGGGATCGGTGATGCCGACGAGTTGATGGCCCGGGTGGCCGCGGCCGGCCGGTCCATCGCCTGGTTCGGTGGTGAGACCTGGGCGCGTGTGCGTAACTCGACCGGTGCGCGTTGGTGGAACCTGTCGTCGCGGCTCGGGGACGGTAGGGAGGTCGCCGAAGGGGTCCTCCTCGACGGCGAGACCATCCGCCTGGCCCACTCTGCCGATCTCACGGACCCGCTGACGGTGCTGAGGGTCGCCGCCGTGGCGGCGGAGAACAGCGCGCGGATCGATCGCGGGACACTCGAGGCGCTGTGCCTCGAGACGGTGCCACTGCCCGATCCGTGGCCGGCGGAGGCCCGGAGTCTCTTCGTGCGACTGCTGGCCACGGGCCATGACGCCATCGACGTCATCGAGACACTGGATCAGACCGGTCTGTTCGTCGGGATCCTTCCGGAGTGGGAGCCCAACCGTTCGCGCCCCCAGCGCAACGCATACCACACCTTCACCGTCGACCGGCACCTGATGGAGACGGCTGCGCTCGCCGCCGGACTGGTCGACCGCGTCGAGCGGCGGGACCTCCTCCTCGTCGGCGCGCTCCTCCACGACATCGGCAAGGGCTACCCGGGTGACCACACAGAGGTCGGGATCGACCTCGTCACCACCATCGGTCGGCGCATGGGGTTCGACGAGGCCGAGGTCGCCACTCTGACCGCACTCGTCGAGTTCCACCTGTTGCTGCCCGACGTCGCCACCCGCCGTGACATCGAAGACGACGAGACGATCTCGGCGGTGGCCGTCAAGGTCGGGGACGTCGGCACCCTCCGCCTTCTCCACGCACTGACAGAGGCCGACTCGATCGCCACCGGCCCCGCGGCGTGGAGCTCGTGGAAGGCCTCACTGGTGGAGGACCTCGTCCGGCGCGCCGAGCACCTCATCGCGGGCGGTGCTGTGGCAGAGCTCGAGTCGACGTTCCCGACGGCGGAGCACCTCGCAGCCATGGAGGCCGGTCTCAGCAGCGTCGATGGCAGCGGGGACACCCTCACCGTCATCACGCCGGACAGCCCCGGGATTCTCAGTCGTGTCGCGGGCGCGCTCGCGCTCAACGGACTCGATGTTCTCCAGGCCGCCGGACACTCCGAGTTCGACATGGCGGTCGAGCGGTTCGAGGTCACATCATCGTTCGGGACGATCGACTGGAGGACGGTCGTCGCCGACGTGGAACAGGCCCTCGCCGGACGGCTCGCGCTGGAGGCCCGACTCGCGGACCGGTTGGTGACCTACCGCCAGGCCGCCGATCCGCCCGCGCCCCAGCCGGTCGTCGAGACCTACGTGAAGTTCGACAACGAATCGTCCTCGGTGGCGACGGTCGTCGAGCTCGGCGCGGCCGACTCCATCGGTCTTCTCTACAGGGTGACGGCGGCGCTCGCCGCGCTGGGTCTCGACGTCAGTCGCACCAAGGTCCAGACTCTCGGCGATCACGTGGTCGACAGTTTCTATGTCCGCGACGGGAACGGCGAGAAGATCGTCGACCCGGAGTTCCTCGAAGAGGTCCGGCGCTCGGTACGCCACGCCATCCCGCCCCCGGTGGTGGTCCGATGA
- a CDS encoding GNAT family N-acetyltransferase has product MVAVREITSPSEVDDALVAAFARLIPQLSSSAPPPGEAELTAIVASDASVLFVAEVDGEVSGSLTLVLFRIPTGVRAWIEDVVVDEAARGGGVGAALNRAALERAAAAGATTVDLTSRPSREAANRLYRRLGFEVRETNVYRYRVS; this is encoded by the coding sequence ATGGTCGCAGTACGTGAGATCACATCGCCCTCGGAGGTCGACGACGCGCTGGTCGCAGCTTTCGCCCGCCTGATCCCCCAACTCTCGTCTTCGGCTCCCCCGCCCGGGGAGGCGGAGTTGACGGCCATCGTCGCGTCGGATGCTTCCGTGCTGTTCGTCGCCGAGGTGGACGGCGAGGTCTCCGGGAGCCTCACGCTCGTGCTGTTCCGGATCCCGACCGGTGTCCGGGCCTGGATCGAAGACGTCGTGGTGGACGAGGCGGCACGCGGCGGGGGCGTGGGAGCGGCGCTGAACCGCGCGGCGCTGGAGCGCGCCGCCGCAGCCGGCGCGACGACCGTCGACCTCACGTCACGACCGAGCCGTGAGGCCGCCAATCGGCTGTACCGACGGCTCGGTTTCGAGGTCCGAGAGACGAACGTGTACCGCTACCGGGTGTCGTGA
- a CDS encoding PQQ-dependent sugar dehydrogenase, with protein sequence MRRYAPLVLAGALMAAACSGDDGAAPAVPEEGFTVLSPPAVSSPPAVSSPPAADPPTPDGGDGEADQPTPDGPDGEADQPTPTPSTTAEPVAVPTELPAIALSFVEVARLDAPTAVRTRTGSTSLYVAERAGRLVELAGDDLVPRTTPVLDISGEVSTDGERGFLGFDFSTDGALVWTMHNDLDGTSVVTEWALDDDGLVDLPTRRELLRVDQPFSNHNGGDVHRGPDGHLYIGLGDGGGSGDPERNGQNPTTLLGTLLRIDPTPDDDRAYSIPPDNPFVAGGGAPQVWAYGLRNPWRFSFDSATADLWIGDVGQNLYEEIDLLPAADGGGRGANLGWNDLEGDQPFAAETAPEDHIAPVVVYDHSAGRCSVTGGFVYRGEAIPALDGVYVFGDLCDGVVRGYAPGLGVAPLNLRALGASLISFGLDRDGELLTLGSDGRIHRIVAG encoded by the coding sequence ATGAGGCGCTACGCACCGCTCGTCCTCGCAGGCGCACTCATGGCGGCTGCATGCTCCGGCGACGACGGAGCCGCTCCGGCCGTTCCCGAAGAGGGCTTCACGGTGTTGTCGCCGCCTGCTGTGTCCTCGCCGCCTGCTGTGTCCTCGCCGCCTGCGGCGGACCCACCCACCCCGGATGGAGGGGACGGAGAGGCGGACCAGCCCACGCCGGATGGACCAGACGGAGAGGCGGACCAGCCCACCCCCACGCCGTCGACCACGGCGGAGCCGGTGGCGGTCCCCACGGAGTTGCCGGCGATCGCGTTGAGCTTCGTCGAGGTCGCCCGCCTGGACGCCCCCACCGCGGTCCGCACCCGCACCGGGTCCACCTCGCTGTACGTGGCCGAACGGGCCGGGCGACTGGTCGAGCTGGCCGGTGACGACCTCGTTCCCCGGACCACACCGGTTCTCGACATCTCCGGAGAGGTCTCGACCGACGGCGAACGCGGCTTCCTCGGCTTCGACTTCTCCACCGACGGCGCCCTCGTGTGGACGATGCACAACGACCTCGACGGCACGTCGGTCGTCACCGAATGGGCACTGGACGATGACGGCCTCGTCGACCTGCCGACGAGACGGGAGCTCCTGCGGGTCGACCAGCCGTTCTCAAACCACAACGGTGGCGACGTGCACCGGGGACCCGACGGCCACCTCTACATCGGGCTCGGCGACGGTGGCGGTAGTGGGGACCCGGAGCGCAACGGTCAGAACCCGACGACTCTGCTGGGCACCCTCCTGCGGATCGACCCCACCCCTGACGACGACCGTGCCTACTCGATCCCGCCCGACAACCCTTTCGTCGCGGGAGGCGGCGCCCCCCAGGTCTGGGCCTACGGCCTGCGCAATCCCTGGCGCTTCTCCTTCGACTCCGCCACCGCCGACCTCTGGATCGGCGATGTCGGGCAGAACCTGTACGAGGAGATCGACCTGCTACCTGCTGCCGACGGCGGCGGACGGGGCGCCAACCTCGGCTGGAACGACCTCGAGGGTGATCAGCCGTTCGCGGCCGAGACCGCACCGGAGGACCACATCGCTCCGGTCGTGGTCTACGACCACAGTGCCGGACGGTGCTCGGTGACCGGTGGGTTCGTCTACCGGGGCGAAGCCATCCCCGCGCTCGACGGGGTCTACGTGTTCGGGGACCTCTGCGACGGGGTCGTCCGCGGCTACGCGCCCGGTCTCGGTGTGGCGCCCCTGAACCTCCGGGCCCTCGGCGCGTCGCTCATCTCGTTCGGCCTCGATCGCGACGGCGAGCTGCTCACCCTCGGCAGCGACGGCCGGATCCACCGGATAGTCGCCGGGTGA
- a CDS encoding alpha/beta hydrolase, with translation MSDPIIDFGTTRDGLTQLRRRWEADTTARGAVLIVHGMSEHSGRYDHVARRLNADAFHVVAFDHRGHGRSSGARTHVERFGEYVDDVADHLAAVVGLGLPTAVIGHSLGGLITLCHAVSDRPQPGAYVLSGPALGHGRPVWETAITPLADLVAPRLFLPTAFDASMLSHDPEVVRAYEQDPLIRSGATPRFGAEVLAAMDEVRSRLDHLRRPLLVLHGADDEIVPAASTRVLEQSPFVDRLELPGMRHEIFNEVGGAAVLDRVVSFLELELF, from the coding sequence GTGAGCGACCCGATCATCGACTTCGGGACCACGCGTGACGGTCTGACCCAGCTCCGGCGTCGCTGGGAGGCCGACACGACGGCACGCGGTGCGGTGCTGATCGTCCACGGGATGTCCGAGCACAGCGGCCGCTACGATCACGTCGCCCGCAGGCTCAACGCTGACGCTTTCCACGTCGTGGCCTTCGACCACCGTGGGCACGGTCGTTCGTCGGGGGCGCGCACTCATGTGGAACGTTTCGGGGAGTATGTCGACGACGTCGCCGATCATCTCGCCGCTGTCGTCGGGCTCGGTCTCCCGACGGCGGTCATCGGGCACTCGCTGGGCGGTCTCATCACGCTGTGTCATGCGGTGTCGGACCGCCCCCAGCCTGGTGCCTATGTCCTCAGCGGTCCGGCGCTGGGTCACGGTCGTCCCGTCTGGGAGACGGCGATCACGCCGCTCGCGGATCTCGTGGCACCCCGGTTGTTCCTGCCCACCGCCTTCGACGCTTCGATGCTGTCCCATGACCCGGAGGTGGTCCGCGCCTACGAGCAGGATCCACTCATCCGGTCCGGTGCAACTCCGCGTTTCGGTGCGGAGGTCCTCGCTGCCATGGACGAGGTCCGGAGTCGACTCGACCACCTTCGACGCCCCCTCCTGGTGCTCCACGGCGCCGACGACGAGATCGTGCCGGCGGCCTCCACGCGGGTTCTCGAGCAGAGCCCGTTCGTCGACCGACTGGAACTGCCGGGCATGCGCCACGAGATCTTCAACGAGGTCGGCGGCGCCGCTGTGCTCGACAGGGTCGTCAGCTTCCTGGAGCTCGAGTTGTTCTGA
- the acs gene encoding acetate--CoA ligase: MSDATIGTFEDERREFPPPADFASSALVSDRSLYEEATADFEAFWARQARELVSWYDDFSTVLEWDCPDARWFADGTLNMSYNCLDRHVEAGGGDRVAFHWEGEPGDTRTITYSGLLADVCRFANALKGLGLVRGDRVAIYMPMIPELPVAMLACSRIGVAHSVIFGGFSPDAIVDRCADAQARLIITADAGYRRGAPSALKVNVDEALASGGAPSVEHVVVVDRCGTAPTMVEGRDVWWHDVVADAAETCEPERMGAEDLLYLLYTSGTTASPKGIMHTTGGYLTQVAFTHRYVFDLRPDTDVYWCAADIGWVTGHSYIVYGPLANGATSVMYEGTPDTPRTEMRDGSDRGEWAKDRLWDIVERYGVTQLYTAPTAIRTFMRWGAHWPAGRDLSSLRVLGTVGEPINPEAWMWYHANIGGESCPIVDTWWQTETGGHMITPLPGVTTTRPGSACEPIPGVFVEVVDELGEKVERGGGYLTITKPWPSMLRGIWGDPARYRQTYWSRYEGRYFAGDGAKIDSDGYLWLLGRVDDVMNVSGHRISTTEVESALVDHPAVAEAAVVGASDARTGQAIVGYVILRGGNEPSDELGEEIRSHVAHKLGAIARPRTVVIVPDLPKTRSGKIMRRLLRDVVEDRDLGDTTTLADSGVVDEIRRRASSPGDGGS, encoded by the coding sequence ATGAGTGACGCCACGATCGGGACGTTCGAGGACGAACGCCGGGAGTTCCCGCCCCCCGCGGACTTCGCGTCCTCGGCGCTGGTGTCGGACCGGTCGCTCTACGAGGAGGCGACCGCCGACTTCGAGGCCTTCTGGGCACGTCAGGCTCGCGAACTGGTCAGCTGGTACGACGACTTCTCGACCGTGCTGGAGTGGGACTGTCCCGACGCGCGCTGGTTCGCCGACGGGACGCTGAACATGTCCTACAACTGCCTGGACCGCCACGTCGAGGCCGGTGGGGGCGACCGGGTCGCCTTCCACTGGGAGGGCGAGCCGGGTGACACCCGCACGATCACGTACTCAGGCCTTCTCGCCGACGTCTGCCGATTCGCCAACGCGCTGAAGGGGCTCGGCCTGGTTCGCGGGGACCGGGTCGCGATCTACATGCCGATGATCCCCGAGTTGCCCGTCGCGATGCTCGCCTGCAGCCGGATCGGCGTGGCTCACTCGGTGATCTTCGGCGGATTCTCGCCCGATGCGATCGTCGACCGCTGCGCCGACGCGCAGGCCAGGCTGATCATCACCGCAGACGCCGGCTACCGCCGCGGCGCCCCGTCGGCGCTCAAGGTGAACGTCGACGAGGCACTGGCCTCGGGCGGCGCGCCTTCGGTGGAACACGTCGTCGTGGTGGACCGGTGCGGCACCGCCCCGACGATGGTGGAGGGCCGTGACGTGTGGTGGCACGACGTCGTCGCCGACGCGGCGGAGACGTGCGAGCCGGAGCGCATGGGCGCCGAGGACCTGCTCTACCTGCTCTACACCTCGGGAACCACGGCGTCTCCCAAGGGCATCATGCACACAACCGGTGGCTACCTGACCCAGGTCGCCTTCACCCACCGCTACGTGTTCGACCTGCGCCCCGACACCGACGTCTACTGGTGTGCCGCCGACATCGGCTGGGTGACCGGCCACAGCTACATCGTCTACGGTCCGCTCGCCAACGGTGCGACCTCGGTGATGTACGAGGGCACCCCGGACACCCCGCGGACCGAGATGCGCGACGGCTCCGACCGCGGGGAGTGGGCCAAGGACCGGCTGTGGGACATCGTCGAGCGGTACGGCGTCACACAGCTCTACACCGCGCCGACCGCCATCCGGACGTTCATGCGCTGGGGCGCGCACTGGCCGGCGGGTCGTGACCTCTCCTCCCTGCGGGTCCTCGGCACGGTCGGCGAACCGATCAATCCGGAGGCGTGGATGTGGTACCACGCCAACATCGGTGGTGAATCGTGCCCGATCGTCGACACGTGGTGGCAGACCGAGACCGGCGGTCACATGATCACCCCCCTCCCCGGTGTCACCACGACTCGGCCCGGTTCGGCGTGTGAACCCATCCCGGGGGTCTTCGTCGAGGTCGTCGACGAGTTGGGTGAGAAGGTCGAACGCGGTGGTGGCTACCTGACGATCACGAAGCCGTGGCCGTCGATGCTGCGCGGCATCTGGGGTGACCCGGCCCGGTACCGCCAGACCTACTGGTCACGCTACGAGGGCCGCTACTTCGCCGGTGACGGGGCGAAGATCGACTCCGACGGGTACCTCTGGCTGCTCGGACGCGTCGACGACGTCATGAACGTCTCCGGTCACCGCATCTCGACGACGGAGGTCGAGTCGGCGCTCGTCGACCACCCCGCTGTCGCAGAGGCGGCCGTCGTGGGCGCCAGCGACGCCCGGACCGGCCAGGCCATCGTCGGATACGTGATCCTGCGCGGCGGCAACGAACCGTCCGATGAACTCGGTGAGGAGATCCGGTCCCACGTGGCCCACAAGCTCGGTGCGATCGCCCGGCCCCGCACGGTCGTGATCGTTCCGGACCTCCCCAAGACCCGCTCCGGCAAGATCATGCGACGGCTCTTGCGCGACGTCGTCGAGGACCGTGACCTCGGTGACACGACGACCCTCGCCGACAGCGGTGTCGTCGACGAGATCCGGCGGCGGGCCTCCTCACCCGGGGACGGCGGATCCTGA
- the tesB gene encoding acyl-CoA thioesterase II yields the protein MQPALDAVIALLDLEAIEVNIFRGVSPDENRQRVFGGQVAGQALVAAARTVEDSLVHSLHAYFLRAGDPAVPILYEVERTRDGRSFTTRRVTAIQHGRAIFTMSASFHRDEEGFTHQDPMPGAPPPEEVPTFKEEWKPYRDQLGALYDRDLAIDVRYAKGSMTARDEPHEPHVQVWLRADGELGDDPVLHTCLFTYASDLTLLDTTTLPHCRGAFDPSVQMASLDHAMWFHRPFRMDDWLLYDQRSPSASGARGLATGSVFTREGDLVVSVVQEGLIRPVEDR from the coding sequence GTGCAACCCGCTCTGGACGCTGTCATCGCCCTGCTCGACCTCGAAGCGATCGAGGTCAACATCTTCCGTGGTGTGAGCCCCGACGAGAACCGACAACGTGTCTTCGGGGGGCAGGTGGCCGGTCAGGCGCTGGTCGCGGCGGCGCGCACCGTCGAGGACTCCCTCGTCCATTCGCTACACGCCTATTTCCTGCGGGCCGGCGACCCGGCCGTCCCGATCCTCTACGAGGTCGAGCGCACCCGCGATGGCCGCTCGTTCACCACCCGCCGGGTGACCGCGATCCAGCACGGCCGGGCCATCTTCACGATGTCGGCGTCGTTCCACCGCGACGAGGAGGGCTTCACCCACCAGGATCCGATGCCCGGAGCTCCCCCACCGGAGGAGGTGCCGACCTTCAAGGAGGAATGGAAGCCCTACCGCGACCAACTCGGGGCGCTCTACGACAGGGACCTCGCGATCGACGTGCGGTACGCAAAGGGGTCGATGACCGCACGCGACGAACCGCACGAGCCGCACGTCCAGGTCTGGCTGCGCGCCGACGGGGAACTGGGCGACGACCCGGTCCTGCACACGTGCCTGTTCACATACGCCTCCGACCTCACCCTGCTCGACACGACGACGCTCCCCCACTGCCGCGGCGCCTTCGACCCGTCCGTACAGATGGCCAGCCTGGATCACGCCATGTGGTTCCACCGACCGTTCCGGATGGACGACTGGCTGCTCTACGACCAACGGTCCCCGTCGGCATCGGGCGCCCGGGGCCTGGCCACCGGATCCGTCTTCACCCGGGAGGGCGACCTCGTCGTCTCGGTCGTGCAGGAGGGACTCATCCGCCCTGTCGAGGACCGATGA
- a CDS encoding NUDIX hydrolase N-terminal domain-containing protein — MTGGEERVDRAHEADLLRWSEALAGVARTGLGFTDSLYERERFEEILHIAADIRASVTDDSDNADWVEEWVDGIGEGVAGYATPKVTVGAVVGNDAGELLLVQRADSGVWLYPTGWADIGYSASEVAVKEVFEETGIHCEPVRLISLLDGMRLGFTRIPLYSVIFHCRAIGGELRAHPLECTEVGFFARDALPSPLTGADNWVDHAFAAIRGEPMATRFDPPRDPTWRGDAGSVS, encoded by the coding sequence ATGACCGGCGGAGAGGAGCGCGTCGATCGCGCGCACGAGGCCGATCTGCTCCGTTGGAGCGAGGCGCTCGCGGGCGTCGCCCGTACGGGCCTCGGGTTCACCGACAGCCTCTACGAGCGGGAGCGCTTCGAGGAGATCCTCCACATCGCCGCGGACATCCGGGCGTCTGTGACCGACGACTCCGACAACGCCGACTGGGTCGAGGAGTGGGTCGACGGGATCGGCGAGGGTGTGGCGGGCTATGCGACGCCGAAGGTGACGGTGGGAGCCGTCGTCGGCAACGACGCCGGGGAGCTGCTGCTCGTTCAGCGTGCCGACTCCGGCGTCTGGCTCTACCCGACCGGTTGGGCCGACATCGGCTATTCCGCATCGGAGGTCGCCGTCAAGGAGGTGTTCGAGGAGACGGGCATCCACTGCGAGCCGGTGCGGCTCATCTCACTGCTCGACGGCATGCGCCTGGGTTTCACGCGTATTCCCCTCTACTCGGTGATCTTCCACTGCCGCGCGATCGGCGGCGAGTTGCGCGCCCACCCTCTCGAGTGCACCGAGGTGGGCTTCTTCGCGCGGGACGCGCTGCCGTCACCTCTGACCGGTGCCGACAACTGGGTCGATCACGCCTTCGCCGCGATCCGCGGGGAGCCCATGGCCACCCGGTTCGATCCGCCGCGGGACCCGACCTGGCGGGGAGATGCCGGGTCAGTGTCGTGA
- a CDS encoding zinc metalloprotease HtpX yields the protein MKNTFKTFVLLAALGGLFIALGGAIGGSSGLVIGAGLGLVLVGGSYWFSDKLAIRSARARPVERAEMPEYYEIMEELTAKADLPMPKLYVAPGDQPNAFATGRNPSHAAVAITEGLVRHLEWSEIRGVLAHELMHIRNRDILIGSVAAAIAMALTLLARMAMWGAMFGNSRNRDQNPIVMLVTIIVAPLAAMVLQSAISRTREYKADRTAARLIGDGEPLARALEKLGYLSGRIPAAVASEQASHYIVNPLAGRRVQFANWFSTHPPLEDRVARLRSGEWARSI from the coding sequence ATGAAGAACACGTTCAAGACCTTCGTCCTACTGGCGGCCCTCGGTGGCCTCTTCATCGCACTAGGCGGCGCGATCGGCGGCTCCAGCGGCCTCGTCATCGGTGCCGGCCTCGGTCTGGTGCTGGTGGGCGGCTCCTACTGGTTTTCGGACAAGTTGGCCATCCGCTCCGCCCGCGCGCGTCCCGTCGAGCGTGCCGAGATGCCCGAGTACTACGAGATCATGGAGGAGTTGACCGCCAAGGCGGACCTCCCCATGCCCAAGCTCTACGTGGCGCCGGGAGATCAGCCCAATGCCTTCGCCACCGGCCGCAACCCGTCGCATGCGGCGGTCGCCATCACCGAGGGGCTGGTCCGCCACCTCGAATGGAGCGAGATCCGCGGCGTACTCGCCCACGAGCTGATGCACATCCGCAATCGCGACATCCTCATCGGGTCGGTTGCGGCGGCCATCGCCATGGCCCTCACGCTGCTCGCCCGGATGGCGATGTGGGGGGCGATGTTCGGCAACAGCCGCAACCGTGACCAGAACCCCATCGTGATGCTCGTCACCATCATCGTGGCGCCGCTCGCCGCGATGGTGCTGCAGTCGGCCATCAGCCGGACACGTGAGTACAAGGCGGACCGCACCGCCGCGCGGCTCATCGGCGACGGCGAACCGCTCGCCCGTGCGCTCGAGAAGCTGGGCTACCTGTCGGGCCGCATCCCCGCTGCCGTGGCGAGCGAGCAGGCCTCGCACTACATCGTGAACCCTCTGGCCGGCCGCCGCGTGCAGTTCGCGAACTGGTTCAGCACGCACCCGCCGCTCGAAGACCGGGTGGCCCGGCTCCGCTCGGGTGAGTGGGCCCGCAGCATCTGA